A single Branchiostoma floridae strain S238N-H82 chromosome 11, Bfl_VNyyK, whole genome shotgun sequence DNA region contains:
- the LOC118426468 gene encoding probable protein S-acyltransferase 5 isoform X2: protein MKCKITKYIPVTIATLLLFGCSALFFIFPCKYLTLEYSIGIPIYQGIIFLYVLANFFLATFMDPGVFPRVEEDEDKEDDFRAPLYKNVEIKGITVRMKWCTTCHFYRPPRCSHCSVCNNCIENFDHHCPWVNNCVGRRNYRYFFQFLLSLTVHMFSVFTFSLVYVLNHKTELTSVEVIASMAVMGVVGLTVVPVVGLAGFHCVLISRGRTTNEQVTGKFRSGHNPFSRGCWGNICHTLCGPTYPRYVGRKARTVNVRPHQYPVISEKEVHLSLGNTSLMKTPLQPQTSNSIMQDGNHVAMATPGRSDFPHREEKDQAQNGKYIFEMNSPTSQERSYRTLPTSQSAAPLQETVLGSPNKPPHSSHSDTRLASLDRWEGRGGGRRLPRRPDDHDDFKSRNTSTSSLGSRERIMSAGRHKEAAKERWPRRQRSTPSIGREQEDHERERTPHHSRANTPHHSREPTPTRQEHFQARPASGLYDNVPESEMPKHGQDAKLQGAPQRSPSYKAAAAREASLGSPGSERIVGSEARKPPRHRGGPGHTPTHRVPHDVYVFPQQFIAASRSREGSRDYGKSPQSSRSVTTFNLSGSVEMTDIPQGQSSRRTPGKQREHSSERRKGSYTNGSPVIPRGAYSSPNYEVSV from the exons GTGTAAATATTTAACGTTGGAGTACTCCATCGGTATCCCCATCTACCAAGGTATCATCTTCCTGTATGTGCTGGCCAACTTCTTCCTCGCAACCTTCATGGACCCAGGGGTATTCCCCAGGG tggaagaagatgaagacaaaGAGGACGACTTCCGTGCTCCTCTCTACAAGAACGTGGAGATCAAAGGCATCACGGTGCGCATGAAATGGTGCACCACCTGCCACTTCTACAGGCCACCCAGATGTTCCCACTGTAGTGTCTGCAACAACTGTATAGAG aATTTTGATCACCACTGCCCGTGGGTGAACAACTGTGTTGGGCGCAGAAACTACAGGTACTTCTTCCAGTTTCTGCTGTCCCTCACCGTCCACATGTTCTCAGTCTTCACCTTCAGTCTGGTCTACGTGCTCAACCACAAGACTGAACTCACCAGCGTGGAAGTTATTGCCTC CATGGCAGTGATGGGTGTGGTGGGACTGACAGTAGTACCAGTTGTCGGGCTGGCTGGTTTCCACTGTGTGCTTATATCAAGAGGACGGACAACAAATGAACAG GTTACAGGAAAGTTCCGTAGTGGCCATAACCCATTCTCACGAGGCTGTTGGGGGAACATTTGTCACACCCTGTGTGGGCCCACCTATCCCAG GTACGTTGGTCGTAAGGCTCGGACAGTGAACGTGCGACCCCACCAGTACCCAGTCATATCAGAAAAGGAAGTACACCTCAGTCTGGGGAACACAAGTCTCATGAAAACACCACTACAACCACAG ACCAGCAATAGCATCATGCAGGACGGCAAccatgttgccatggctacaCCAGGCAGGTCAGACTTCCCTCACAGAGAAG AAAAAGACCAAGCGCAGAACGGGAAGTATATTTTTGAGATGAACAGCCCCACTTCCCAGGAACGGTCCTACCGCACGCTCCCCACGTCACAGAGCGCCGCTCCGCTGCAGGAAACCGTCCTCGGCTCCCCGAACAAACCGCCACACTCCAGCCACAGCGATACGCGACTCGCCTCATTGGATAGATGGGAAGGGAGGGGCGGGGGGCGGCGGCTGCCCAGGAGACCGGACGATCATGACGACTTCAAGTCCAGGAACACGTCCACATCTTCCCTCGGATCCCGAGAGAGAATAATGTCGGCTGGCCGGCATAAAGAGGCAGCAAAGGAGAGGTGGCCGAGACGGCAGAGGAGCACGCCTTCGATAGGGAGGGAGCAGGAGGACCATGAGCGCGAGAGAACGCCGCACCACAGCCGAGCGAACACGCCCCACCACAGTAGAGAGCCCACGCCCACCCGGCAGGAACACTTCCAAGCCAGGCCGGCGTCTGGGCTCTACGACAACGTGCCAGAAAGTGAAATGCCAAAACACGGACAAGACGCCAAGCTCCAGGGGGCACCGCAGAGGTCGCCGTCGTACAAAGCGGCAGCGGCGAGAGAAGCGTCGCTGGGTTCCCCCGGTAGTGAACGTATTGTAGGGTCTGAAGCGCGGAAGCCACCAAGGCATAGAGGTGGGCCAGGGCATACACCTACTCATAGAG TACCTCACGATGTCTACGTCTTTCCTCAGCAGTTCATCG CTGCATCGCGGAGTAGGGAGGGCAGCAGGGATTACGGCAAGTCTCCACAAAGTAGCAGGTCGGTCACGACCTTTAACCTCTCAGGGTCTGTAGAAATGACAGACATCCCCCAAGGTCAGAGTTCACGGAGGACGCCTGGTAAACAAAG GGAACACAGTTCAGAAAGGAGAAAAGGGAGCTATACCAATGGCAGTCCTGTCATCCCCAGGGGTGCCTACAGCAGCCCCAACTACGAAGTCTCTGTATAG
- the LOC118426468 gene encoding palmitoyltransferase ZDHHC5-like isoform X5 yields MKCKITKYIPVTIATLLLFGCSALFFIFPCKYLTLEYSIGIPIYQGIIFLYVLANFFLATFMDPGVFPRVEEDEDKEDDFRAPLYKNVEIKGITVRMKWCTTCHFYRPPRCSHCSVCNNCIENFDHHCPWVNNCVGRRNYRYFFQFLLSLTVHMFSVFTFSLVYVLNHKTELTSVEVIASMAVMGVVGLTVVPVVGLAGFHCVLISRGRTTNEQVTGKFRSGHNPFSRGCWGNICHTLCGPTYPRYVGRKARTVNVRPHQYPVISEKEVHLSLGNTSLMKTPLQPQTSNSIMQDGNHVAMATPGRSDFPHREEKDQAQNGKYIFEMNSPTSQERSYRTLPTSQSAAPLQETVLGSPNKPPHSSHSDTRLASLDRWEGRGGGRRLPRRPDDHDDFKSRNTSTSSLGSRERIMSAGRHKEAAKERWPRRQRSTPSIGREQEDHERERTPHHSRANTPHHSREPTPTRQEHFQARPASGLYDNVPESEMPKHGQDAKLQGAPQRSPSYKAAAAREASLGSPGSERIVGSEARKPPRHRGGPGHTPTHRAASRSREGSRDYGKSPQSSRSVTTFNLSGSVEMTDIPQGQSSRRTPGKQREHSSERRKGSYTNGSPVIPRGAYSSPNYEVSV; encoded by the exons GTGTAAATATTTAACGTTGGAGTACTCCATCGGTATCCCCATCTACCAAGGTATCATCTTCCTGTATGTGCTGGCCAACTTCTTCCTCGCAACCTTCATGGACCCAGGGGTATTCCCCAGGG tggaagaagatgaagacaaaGAGGACGACTTCCGTGCTCCTCTCTACAAGAACGTGGAGATCAAAGGCATCACGGTGCGCATGAAATGGTGCACCACCTGCCACTTCTACAGGCCACCCAGATGTTCCCACTGTAGTGTCTGCAACAACTGTATAGAG aATTTTGATCACCACTGCCCGTGGGTGAACAACTGTGTTGGGCGCAGAAACTACAGGTACTTCTTCCAGTTTCTGCTGTCCCTCACCGTCCACATGTTCTCAGTCTTCACCTTCAGTCTGGTCTACGTGCTCAACCACAAGACTGAACTCACCAGCGTGGAAGTTATTGCCTC CATGGCAGTGATGGGTGTGGTGGGACTGACAGTAGTACCAGTTGTCGGGCTGGCTGGTTTCCACTGTGTGCTTATATCAAGAGGACGGACAACAAATGAACAG GTTACAGGAAAGTTCCGTAGTGGCCATAACCCATTCTCACGAGGCTGTTGGGGGAACATTTGTCACACCCTGTGTGGGCCCACCTATCCCAG GTACGTTGGTCGTAAGGCTCGGACAGTGAACGTGCGACCCCACCAGTACCCAGTCATATCAGAAAAGGAAGTACACCTCAGTCTGGGGAACACAAGTCTCATGAAAACACCACTACAACCACAG ACCAGCAATAGCATCATGCAGGACGGCAAccatgttgccatggctacaCCAGGCAGGTCAGACTTCCCTCACAGAGAAG AAAAAGACCAAGCGCAGAACGGGAAGTATATTTTTGAGATGAACAGCCCCACTTCCCAGGAACGGTCCTACCGCACGCTCCCCACGTCACAGAGCGCCGCTCCGCTGCAGGAAACCGTCCTCGGCTCCCCGAACAAACCGCCACACTCCAGCCACAGCGATACGCGACTCGCCTCATTGGATAGATGGGAAGGGAGGGGCGGGGGGCGGCGGCTGCCCAGGAGACCGGACGATCATGACGACTTCAAGTCCAGGAACACGTCCACATCTTCCCTCGGATCCCGAGAGAGAATAATGTCGGCTGGCCGGCATAAAGAGGCAGCAAAGGAGAGGTGGCCGAGACGGCAGAGGAGCACGCCTTCGATAGGGAGGGAGCAGGAGGACCATGAGCGCGAGAGAACGCCGCACCACAGCCGAGCGAACACGCCCCACCACAGTAGAGAGCCCACGCCCACCCGGCAGGAACACTTCCAAGCCAGGCCGGCGTCTGGGCTCTACGACAACGTGCCAGAAAGTGAAATGCCAAAACACGGACAAGACGCCAAGCTCCAGGGGGCACCGCAGAGGTCGCCGTCGTACAAAGCGGCAGCGGCGAGAGAAGCGTCGCTGGGTTCCCCCGGTAGTGAACGTATTGTAGGGTCTGAAGCGCGGAAGCCACCAAGGCATAGAGGTGGGCCAGGGCATACACCTACTCATAGAG CTGCATCGCGGAGTAGGGAGGGCAGCAGGGATTACGGCAAGTCTCCACAAAGTAGCAGGTCGGTCACGACCTTTAACCTCTCAGGGTCTGTAGAAATGACAGACATCCCCCAAGGTCAGAGTTCACGGAGGACGCCTGGTAAACAAAG GGAACACAGTTCAGAAAGGAGAAAAGGGAGCTATACCAATGGCAGTCCTGTCATCCCCAGGGGTGCCTACAGCAGCCCCAACTACGAAGTCTCTGTATAG
- the LOC118426468 gene encoding palmitoyltransferase ZDHHC5-like isoform X7: protein MKCKITKYIPVTIATLLLFGCSALFFIFPCKYLTLEYSIGIPIYQGIIFLYVLANFFLATFMDPGVFPRVEEDEDKEDDFRAPLYKNVEIKGITVRMKWCTTCHFYRPPRCSHCSVCNNCIENFDHHCPWVNNCVGRRNYRYFFQFLLSLTVHMFSVFTFSLVYVLNHKTELTSVEVIASMAVMGVVGLTVVPVVGLAGFHCVLISRGRTTNEQVTGKFRSGHNPFSRGCWGNICHTLCGPTYPRYVGRKARTVNVRPHQYPVISEKEVHLSLGNTSLMKTPLQPQTSNSIMQDGNHVAMATPGRSDFPHREEKDQAQNGKYIFEMNSPTSQERSYRTLPTSQSAAPLQETVLGSPNKPPHSSHSDTRLASLDRWEGRGGGRRLPRRPDDHDDFKSRNTSTSSLGSRERIMSAGRHKEAAKERWPRRQRSTPSIGREQEDHERERTPHHSRANTPHHSREPTPTRQEHFQARPASGLYDNVPESEMPKHGQDAKLQGAPQRSPSYKAAAAREASLGSPGSERIVGSEARKPPRHRAASRSREGSRDYGKSPQSSRSVTTFNLSGSVEMTDIPQGQSSRRTPGKQREHSSERRKGSYTNGSPVIPRGAYSSPNYEVSV from the exons GTGTAAATATTTAACGTTGGAGTACTCCATCGGTATCCCCATCTACCAAGGTATCATCTTCCTGTATGTGCTGGCCAACTTCTTCCTCGCAACCTTCATGGACCCAGGGGTATTCCCCAGGG tggaagaagatgaagacaaaGAGGACGACTTCCGTGCTCCTCTCTACAAGAACGTGGAGATCAAAGGCATCACGGTGCGCATGAAATGGTGCACCACCTGCCACTTCTACAGGCCACCCAGATGTTCCCACTGTAGTGTCTGCAACAACTGTATAGAG aATTTTGATCACCACTGCCCGTGGGTGAACAACTGTGTTGGGCGCAGAAACTACAGGTACTTCTTCCAGTTTCTGCTGTCCCTCACCGTCCACATGTTCTCAGTCTTCACCTTCAGTCTGGTCTACGTGCTCAACCACAAGACTGAACTCACCAGCGTGGAAGTTATTGCCTC CATGGCAGTGATGGGTGTGGTGGGACTGACAGTAGTACCAGTTGTCGGGCTGGCTGGTTTCCACTGTGTGCTTATATCAAGAGGACGGACAACAAATGAACAG GTTACAGGAAAGTTCCGTAGTGGCCATAACCCATTCTCACGAGGCTGTTGGGGGAACATTTGTCACACCCTGTGTGGGCCCACCTATCCCAG GTACGTTGGTCGTAAGGCTCGGACAGTGAACGTGCGACCCCACCAGTACCCAGTCATATCAGAAAAGGAAGTACACCTCAGTCTGGGGAACACAAGTCTCATGAAAACACCACTACAACCACAG ACCAGCAATAGCATCATGCAGGACGGCAAccatgttgccatggctacaCCAGGCAGGTCAGACTTCCCTCACAGAGAAG AAAAAGACCAAGCGCAGAACGGGAAGTATATTTTTGAGATGAACAGCCCCACTTCCCAGGAACGGTCCTACCGCACGCTCCCCACGTCACAGAGCGCCGCTCCGCTGCAGGAAACCGTCCTCGGCTCCCCGAACAAACCGCCACACTCCAGCCACAGCGATACGCGACTCGCCTCATTGGATAGATGGGAAGGGAGGGGCGGGGGGCGGCGGCTGCCCAGGAGACCGGACGATCATGACGACTTCAAGTCCAGGAACACGTCCACATCTTCCCTCGGATCCCGAGAGAGAATAATGTCGGCTGGCCGGCATAAAGAGGCAGCAAAGGAGAGGTGGCCGAGACGGCAGAGGAGCACGCCTTCGATAGGGAGGGAGCAGGAGGACCATGAGCGCGAGAGAACGCCGCACCACAGCCGAGCGAACACGCCCCACCACAGTAGAGAGCCCACGCCCACCCGGCAGGAACACTTCCAAGCCAGGCCGGCGTCTGGGCTCTACGACAACGTGCCAGAAAGTGAAATGCCAAAACACGGACAAGACGCCAAGCTCCAGGGGGCACCGCAGAGGTCGCCGTCGTACAAAGCGGCAGCGGCGAGAGAAGCGTCGCTGGGTTCCCCCGGTAGTGAACGTATTGTAGGGTCTGAAGCGCGGAAGCCACCAAGGCATAGAG CTGCATCGCGGAGTAGGGAGGGCAGCAGGGATTACGGCAAGTCTCCACAAAGTAGCAGGTCGGTCACGACCTTTAACCTCTCAGGGTCTGTAGAAATGACAGACATCCCCCAAGGTCAGAGTTCACGGAGGACGCCTGGTAAACAAAG GGAACACAGTTCAGAAAGGAGAAAAGGGAGCTATACCAATGGCAGTCCTGTCATCCCCAGGGGTGCCTACAGCAGCCCCAACTACGAAGTCTCTGTATAG
- the LOC118426468 gene encoding probable protein S-acyltransferase 5 isoform X1 produces MKCKITKYIPVTIATLLLFGCSALFFIFPCKYLTLEYSIGIPIYQGIIFLYVLANFFLATFMDPGVFPRVEEDEDKEDDFRAPLYKNVEIKGITVRMKWCTTCHFYRPPRCSHCSVCNNCIENFDHHCPWVNNCVGRRNYRYFFQFLLSLTVHMFSVFTFSLVYVLNHKTELTSVEVIASMAVMGVVGLTVVPVVGLAGFHCVLISRGRTTNEQVTGKFRSGHNPFSRGCWGNICHTLCGPTYPRYVGRKARTVNVRPHQYPVISEKEVHLSLGNTSLMKTPLQPQTSNSIMQDGNHVAMATPGRSDFPHREEKDQAQNGKYIFEMNSPTSQERSYRTLPTSQSAAPLQETVLGSPNKPPHSSHSDTRLASLDRWEGRGGGRRLPRRPDDHDDFKSRNTSTSSLGSRERIMSAGRHKEAAKERWPRRQRSTPSIGREQEDHERERTPHHSRANTPHHSREPTPTRQEHFQARPASGLYDNVPESEMPKHGQDAKLQGAPQRSPSYKAAAAREASLGSPGSERIVGSEARKPPRHRGGPGHTPTHRVPHDVYVFPQQFIAASRSREGSRDYGKSPQSSRSVTTFNLSGSVEMTDIPQGQSSRRTPGKQSPKHKWKGPDYIQGTKVSTSEEDSEAELHTTDSDMEETVL; encoded by the exons GTGTAAATATTTAACGTTGGAGTACTCCATCGGTATCCCCATCTACCAAGGTATCATCTTCCTGTATGTGCTGGCCAACTTCTTCCTCGCAACCTTCATGGACCCAGGGGTATTCCCCAGGG tggaagaagatgaagacaaaGAGGACGACTTCCGTGCTCCTCTCTACAAGAACGTGGAGATCAAAGGCATCACGGTGCGCATGAAATGGTGCACCACCTGCCACTTCTACAGGCCACCCAGATGTTCCCACTGTAGTGTCTGCAACAACTGTATAGAG aATTTTGATCACCACTGCCCGTGGGTGAACAACTGTGTTGGGCGCAGAAACTACAGGTACTTCTTCCAGTTTCTGCTGTCCCTCACCGTCCACATGTTCTCAGTCTTCACCTTCAGTCTGGTCTACGTGCTCAACCACAAGACTGAACTCACCAGCGTGGAAGTTATTGCCTC CATGGCAGTGATGGGTGTGGTGGGACTGACAGTAGTACCAGTTGTCGGGCTGGCTGGTTTCCACTGTGTGCTTATATCAAGAGGACGGACAACAAATGAACAG GTTACAGGAAAGTTCCGTAGTGGCCATAACCCATTCTCACGAGGCTGTTGGGGGAACATTTGTCACACCCTGTGTGGGCCCACCTATCCCAG GTACGTTGGTCGTAAGGCTCGGACAGTGAACGTGCGACCCCACCAGTACCCAGTCATATCAGAAAAGGAAGTACACCTCAGTCTGGGGAACACAAGTCTCATGAAAACACCACTACAACCACAG ACCAGCAATAGCATCATGCAGGACGGCAAccatgttgccatggctacaCCAGGCAGGTCAGACTTCCCTCACAGAGAAG AAAAAGACCAAGCGCAGAACGGGAAGTATATTTTTGAGATGAACAGCCCCACTTCCCAGGAACGGTCCTACCGCACGCTCCCCACGTCACAGAGCGCCGCTCCGCTGCAGGAAACCGTCCTCGGCTCCCCGAACAAACCGCCACACTCCAGCCACAGCGATACGCGACTCGCCTCATTGGATAGATGGGAAGGGAGGGGCGGGGGGCGGCGGCTGCCCAGGAGACCGGACGATCATGACGACTTCAAGTCCAGGAACACGTCCACATCTTCCCTCGGATCCCGAGAGAGAATAATGTCGGCTGGCCGGCATAAAGAGGCAGCAAAGGAGAGGTGGCCGAGACGGCAGAGGAGCACGCCTTCGATAGGGAGGGAGCAGGAGGACCATGAGCGCGAGAGAACGCCGCACCACAGCCGAGCGAACACGCCCCACCACAGTAGAGAGCCCACGCCCACCCGGCAGGAACACTTCCAAGCCAGGCCGGCGTCTGGGCTCTACGACAACGTGCCAGAAAGTGAAATGCCAAAACACGGACAAGACGCCAAGCTCCAGGGGGCACCGCAGAGGTCGCCGTCGTACAAAGCGGCAGCGGCGAGAGAAGCGTCGCTGGGTTCCCCCGGTAGTGAACGTATTGTAGGGTCTGAAGCGCGGAAGCCACCAAGGCATAGAGGTGGGCCAGGGCATACACCTACTCATAGAG TACCTCACGATGTCTACGTCTTTCCTCAGCAGTTCATCG CTGCATCGCGGAGTAGGGAGGGCAGCAGGGATTACGGCAAGTCTCCACAAAGTAGCAGGTCGGTCACGACCTTTAACCTCTCAGGGTCTGTAGAAATGACAGACATCCCCCAAGGTCAGAGTTCACGGAGGACGCCTGGTAAACAAAG TCCAAAACATAAGTGGAAGGGCCCCGACTACATTCAAGGGACCAAAGTTTCAACTAGTGAGGAGGATTCAGAAGCGGAGCTACACACCACTGACAGTGACATGGAAGAGACAGTGTTGTAG
- the LOC118426468 gene encoding probable protein S-acyltransferase 5 isoform X3, which translates to MKCKITKYIPVTIATLLLFGCSALFFIFPCKYLTLEYSIGIPIYQGIIFLYVLANFFLATFMDPGVFPRVEEDEDKEDDFRAPLYKNVEIKGITVRMKWCTTCHFYRPPRCSHCSVCNNCIENFDHHCPWVNNCVGRRNYRYFFQFLLSLTVHMFSVFTFSLVYVLNHKTELTSVEVIASMAVMGVVGLTVVPVVGLAGFHCVLISRGRTTNEQVTGKFRSGHNPFSRGCWGNICHTLCGPTYPRYVGRKARTVNVRPHQYPVISEKEVHLSLGNTSLMKTPLQPQTSNSIMQDGNHVAMATPGRSDFPHREEKDQAQNGKYIFEMNSPTSQERSYRTLPTSQSAAPLQETVLGSPNKPPHSSHSDTRLASLDRWEGRGGGRRLPRRPDDHDDFKSRNTSTSSLGSRERIMSAGRHKEAAKERWPRRQRSTPSIGREQEDHERERTPHHSRANTPHHSREPTPTRQEHFQARPASGLYDNVPESEMPKHGQDAKLQGAPQRSPSYKAAAAREASLGSPGSERIVGSEARKPPRHRVPHDVYVFPQQFIAASRSREGSRDYGKSPQSSRSVTTFNLSGSVEMTDIPQGQSSRRTPGKQSPKHKWKGPDYIQGTKVSTSEEDSEAELHTTDSDMEETVL; encoded by the exons GTGTAAATATTTAACGTTGGAGTACTCCATCGGTATCCCCATCTACCAAGGTATCATCTTCCTGTATGTGCTGGCCAACTTCTTCCTCGCAACCTTCATGGACCCAGGGGTATTCCCCAGGG tggaagaagatgaagacaaaGAGGACGACTTCCGTGCTCCTCTCTACAAGAACGTGGAGATCAAAGGCATCACGGTGCGCATGAAATGGTGCACCACCTGCCACTTCTACAGGCCACCCAGATGTTCCCACTGTAGTGTCTGCAACAACTGTATAGAG aATTTTGATCACCACTGCCCGTGGGTGAACAACTGTGTTGGGCGCAGAAACTACAGGTACTTCTTCCAGTTTCTGCTGTCCCTCACCGTCCACATGTTCTCAGTCTTCACCTTCAGTCTGGTCTACGTGCTCAACCACAAGACTGAACTCACCAGCGTGGAAGTTATTGCCTC CATGGCAGTGATGGGTGTGGTGGGACTGACAGTAGTACCAGTTGTCGGGCTGGCTGGTTTCCACTGTGTGCTTATATCAAGAGGACGGACAACAAATGAACAG GTTACAGGAAAGTTCCGTAGTGGCCATAACCCATTCTCACGAGGCTGTTGGGGGAACATTTGTCACACCCTGTGTGGGCCCACCTATCCCAG GTACGTTGGTCGTAAGGCTCGGACAGTGAACGTGCGACCCCACCAGTACCCAGTCATATCAGAAAAGGAAGTACACCTCAGTCTGGGGAACACAAGTCTCATGAAAACACCACTACAACCACAG ACCAGCAATAGCATCATGCAGGACGGCAAccatgttgccatggctacaCCAGGCAGGTCAGACTTCCCTCACAGAGAAG AAAAAGACCAAGCGCAGAACGGGAAGTATATTTTTGAGATGAACAGCCCCACTTCCCAGGAACGGTCCTACCGCACGCTCCCCACGTCACAGAGCGCCGCTCCGCTGCAGGAAACCGTCCTCGGCTCCCCGAACAAACCGCCACACTCCAGCCACAGCGATACGCGACTCGCCTCATTGGATAGATGGGAAGGGAGGGGCGGGGGGCGGCGGCTGCCCAGGAGACCGGACGATCATGACGACTTCAAGTCCAGGAACACGTCCACATCTTCCCTCGGATCCCGAGAGAGAATAATGTCGGCTGGCCGGCATAAAGAGGCAGCAAAGGAGAGGTGGCCGAGACGGCAGAGGAGCACGCCTTCGATAGGGAGGGAGCAGGAGGACCATGAGCGCGAGAGAACGCCGCACCACAGCCGAGCGAACACGCCCCACCACAGTAGAGAGCCCACGCCCACCCGGCAGGAACACTTCCAAGCCAGGCCGGCGTCTGGGCTCTACGACAACGTGCCAGAAAGTGAAATGCCAAAACACGGACAAGACGCCAAGCTCCAGGGGGCACCGCAGAGGTCGCCGTCGTACAAAGCGGCAGCGGCGAGAGAAGCGTCGCTGGGTTCCCCCGGTAGTGAACGTATTGTAGGGTCTGAAGCGCGGAAGCCACCAAGGCATAGAG TACCTCACGATGTCTACGTCTTTCCTCAGCAGTTCATCG CTGCATCGCGGAGTAGGGAGGGCAGCAGGGATTACGGCAAGTCTCCACAAAGTAGCAGGTCGGTCACGACCTTTAACCTCTCAGGGTCTGTAGAAATGACAGACATCCCCCAAGGTCAGAGTTCACGGAGGACGCCTGGTAAACAAAG TCCAAAACATAAGTGGAAGGGCCCCGACTACATTCAAGGGACCAAAGTTTCAACTAGTGAGGAGGATTCAGAAGCGGAGCTACACACCACTGACAGTGACATGGAAGAGACAGTGTTGTAG